Proteins encoded together in one Anaerotignum faecicola window:
- a CDS encoding peptidoglycan DD-metalloendopeptidase family protein encodes MRAKLNLKKAAVLTVSMFALVFTQTPTVASAAKTLSQLQSERKELANASENAKKELESLKNKKASVQEELDALDKVLQAAQEELDKAQSDLNEVTARLDESKAQLEQAVIDQDNQMDMFGKRIKFMHENGSVGYLEVVLESDSMTDVLTRMQYIQDIINYDNEILENLKANKELIEKKTKDIELEQAEAEKLLIEQKEKNDAVSSALDEKKAIMLSYEQDEEKYNQLIESNEKASREVEALINQALAEQGSDSGYVYTGGTLNWPVPSRAASSSSLSSGFVSRNRPIGSGTEFHTGYDIPASYGANIVAAEAGTVIYSGWMNGYGNTIMINHGGGLVTLYGHNSSLVVPKGSTVSRGQVIAKCGSTGNSTGNHCHFEVRLNGKYVSPEPYLGVGNISR; translated from the coding sequence ATGAGAGCTAAATTAAATTTAAAAAAAGCAGCTGTTTTAACAGTTTCGATGTTTGCTTTGGTTTTTACCCAGACGCCTACGGTTGCAAGCGCGGCAAAAACGCTTTCCCAGTTGCAGAGCGAGAGGAAAGAACTTGCAAATGCAAGCGAAAACGCAAAGAAAGAATTGGAATCACTTAAAAATAAAAAAGCTTCTGTTCAGGAAGAACTTGACGCGCTGGACAAGGTGCTTCAAGCGGCCCAGGAGGAACTTGACAAGGCTCAGAGCGATTTAAATGAGGTAACCGCAAGACTTGACGAGTCAAAGGCGCAGCTTGAACAGGCTGTAATCGATCAGGATAACCAAATGGATATGTTTGGCAAAAGGATAAAGTTTATGCATGAAAACGGAAGCGTCGGTTATCTTGAGGTTGTTTTGGAATCCGACAGCATGACTGACGTGCTGACAAGGATGCAGTACATACAGGATATTATAAATTACGATAATGAAATACTTGAAAACCTCAAAGCAAATAAGGAGCTTATAGAAAAGAAAACAAAGGACATCGAACTTGAACAGGCGGAGGCTGAAAAACTGCTTATTGAACAAAAAGAAAAGAATGACGCTGTTTCCAGCGCTCTTGATGAAAAGAAGGCTATAATGCTTTCATATGAGCAGGATGAAGAAAAGTATAATCAGCTTATTGAGAGCAATGAAAAAGCAAGCAGGGAAGTTGAAGCCCTTATTAACCAGGCTCTGGCAGAGCAGGGATCCGATTCGGGATATGTATATACGGGAGGTACGCTTAACTGGCCGGTTCCTTCAAGAGCGGCGTCATCGTCAAGCTTGAGCAGCGGCTTTGTAAGCAGGAACAGACCGATTGGAAGCGGAACGGAATTCCATACAGGTTATGACATTCCGGCGAGTTACGGAGCTAATATTGTTGCAGCTGAAGCCGGTACAGTTATTTATTCAGGGTGGATGAACGGATATGGAAATACAATTATGATTAATCACGGCGGAGGCCTGGTTACGCTTTACGGGCACAACTCGAGTCTTGTTGTGCCGAAAGGCTCTACAGTTTCAAGAGGGCAGGTTATAGCTAAGTGTGGAAGCACGGGAAATTCAACGGGAAATCACTGCCATTTTGAAGTTAGGCTTAACGGAAAATATGTAAGCCCTGAACCGTATCTTGGCGTAGGAAATATATCAAGGTAA
- a CDS encoding ABC transporter ATP-binding protein, whose translation MSIEIKNIGFRYTAERDILKNVSFTAEKGRILSILGPNGTGKTTLLKCINNILVPFEGEVLLNGESIRKMPLNRRAKAIAYVPQYVNNIFLMKVIDVIMLGRTPYIFGKISSHDKDVVFEIIKKMGLEKFAFKYINEISGGERQRVYIARALAQEPSFLLLDEPTSSLDLKNQLFVLESICDIVRSNNMGAVLTIHDLNLSAMFSDKIIMMKDSEVFAEGKPRDVITEENICHVYGVQSEVCEKDGCINVRIKRQ comes from the coding sequence ATGAGCATTGAAATTAAAAATATCGGCTTCAGATACACGGCGGAAAGGGATATACTTAAAAATGTATCTTTTACAGCGGAAAAGGGCCGGATTTTAAGTATACTGGGACCAAACGGCACAGGAAAAACAACGCTTCTGAAATGTATAAACAATATTCTTGTTCCCTTTGAAGGGGAAGTTTTGTTAAATGGCGAAAGCATACGGAAAATGCCGTTGAACAGAAGGGCAAAGGCTATAGCGTATGTGCCTCAGTATGTTAATAATATCTTCCTTATGAAAGTTATAGATGTAATAATGCTTGGACGTACTCCTTATATATTCGGAAAAATCAGCAGCCATGACAAAGATGTCGTTTTTGAAATTATAAAAAAGATGGGGCTTGAAAAATTTGCGTTTAAGTATATAAATGAAATAAGCGGAGGAGAAAGACAGAGGGTTTATATTGCCCGCGCTCTTGCGCAGGAACCTTCGTTTCTGCTCCTTGACGAGCCCACAAGCAGTCTTGATCTTAAGAATCAGCTTTTTGTGCTTGAAAGTATTTGCGATATCGTAAGAAGTAATAACATGGGGGCTGTGCTCACGATACACGATTTAAATTTATCCGCCATGTTTTCGGACAAAATTATTATGATGAAAGACAGCGAAGTTTTTGCAGAAGGAAAGCCGCGGGATGTTATAACGGAAGAAAATATTTGTCATGTATACGGCGTTCAAAGTGAAGTTTGTGAAAAAGACGGTTGCATTAATGTAAGGATTAAACGGCAATAG
- a CDS encoding iron ABC transporter permease has protein sequence MKNDSEGIRRKYEKSDSIKYIILFVSIVTVFALGFLFMALGVADTSVSLVLKAVWAWITGEIEGSPYAASYKIIVYMRLPRIIMAVFAGIGLSVSGAAMQSVTNNPLVSPFTIGISSAAAFGASLCIVFGGGIFFGSEAGIIFCAFVSSSICALLVYGVSVKAGMGAETIALAGIALNYFFNAMTSTVEFFAQEHKLSAVVQWTFGTFNGVTWDETTVVILFVSICTAVVYKYYLALNVMASGDDEFSKSLGVSPKFVRALMGALSVAMTSAIISFCGVIGFVGLVSPHIARMTVGNNHKFLIPFSAVIGAFLLLVSDIVGKTILSPVSIPVGIVISFLGVPLFINLILKGRKGRGI, from the coding sequence ATGAAAAATGACAGTGAAGGTATAAGAAGAAAATATGAAAAGTCGGACAGTATTAAATATATTATACTTTTTGTAAGCATAGTAACGGTTTTTGCTCTTGGATTTTTATTTATGGCTTTAGGCGTTGCCGATACAAGCGTAAGCCTTGTTCTAAAAGCCGTATGGGCATGGATAACCGGAGAGATTGAAGGTTCGCCATATGCGGCTTCGTATAAAATTATAGTCTATATGCGCCTTCCGAGAATTATTATGGCTGTGTTTGCCGGAATAGGGCTTTCTGTTTCCGGGGCGGCAATGCAGTCCGTAACAAATAATCCATTGGTAAGCCCGTTTACTATAGGTATATCTTCAGCGGCGGCATTTGGCGCGTCGCTGTGCATAGTGTTCGGAGGCGGCATTTTTTTTGGCAGTGAGGCAGGAATAATATTCTGCGCATTTGTTTCTTCGTCTATATGTGCGCTGCTTGTTTACGGCGTTTCTGTAAAAGCCGGCATGGGAGCGGAAACCATAGCGCTTGCCGGTATCGCCTTAAATTATTTTTTTAATGCAATGACTTCGACAGTGGAATTTTTTGCACAGGAACATAAGCTTTCGGCGGTTGTGCAATGGACGTTCGGAACTTTTAACGGCGTTACATGGGATGAAACAACAGTTGTTATATTATTTGTATCCATATGTACGGCAGTAGTTTATAAATATTACCTTGCATTGAATGTTATGGCCTCAGGGGATGACGAGTTTTCGAAAAGCCTAGGCGTTAGTCCAAAGTTTGTGAGGGCGCTTATGGGGGCGCTTTCGGTTGCAATGACTTCAGCCATAATCAGTTTTTGTGGAGTTATAGGCTTTGTCGGACTTGTTTCGCCGCATATAGCAAGAATGACCGTAGGAAACAATCATAAATTTTTAATACCGTTTTCGGCGGTAATAGGAGCGTTTTTGCTCTTGGTTTCCGATATTGTCGGAAAAACTATACTTTCACCTGTAAGTATACCCGTTGGGATTGTAATTTCATTCTTGGGCGTACCGCTTTTTATAAACCTTATACTGAAGGGCAGGAAGGGGCGCGGCATATGA
- a CDS encoding ABC transporter substrate-binding protein, with the protein MKGNLLKKAAAILVLLLTALSVLSGCTSGNEENGGAGEESRIDENVEENDTQIEGNTRVITDSIGREIEIPYPVTSAAVANAYNVEIINAIDAIDSVVGVDYNIFQDKEGFKNRFTEDMVIGKSQKELNYEKIIEINPQVLILTGNGVYEEAEKQLESFGIKVVVVDAYYTDQFEQNCELLGKIFGKESEAEELSDYFMDKLDYINKQLEGVEKKTVYFEYRTEGNTTVPGDFFFNMVEFSGADNIFKTAENVQVDTEAVVVEDPQYIVKVSAPDVYSSYYPPTLEEHKAILDELASRPGWDEISAIKDNSLVEYENALDNGFPEVTENNRVLLLSHYVHGGASKLVGTMYIAKFLYPELLPELHPEQVFYDWITKYQKLDYIEGHTYPAYTFED; encoded by the coding sequence ATGAAAGGCAATTTATTGAAAAAGGCAGCGGCAATTTTAGTTTTACTTTTGACGGCGTTATCGGTATTATCGGGCTGCACGTCGGGCAATGAGGAAAATGGCGGAGCAGGTGAAGAAAGCCGGATTGATGAAAATGTGGAAGAAAACGATACGCAAATTGAAGGAAACACGCGGGTTATAACTGACAGTATAGGCCGTGAAATTGAAATACCATACCCTGTGACTTCTGCGGCAGTGGCAAATGCTTATAACGTAGAAATTATTAATGCCATAGACGCCATAGACAGCGTTGTCGGCGTTGATTATAATATTTTTCAGGACAAGGAGGGCTTTAAAAACCGTTTTACCGAAGATATGGTTATAGGCAAAAGTCAAAAAGAACTTAATTATGAGAAAATAATTGAAATTAACCCACAGGTGCTGATACTGACAGGAAACGGCGTTTATGAAGAAGCGGAAAAACAGCTTGAAAGTTTTGGAATTAAAGTTGTGGTTGTGGATGCTTATTACACTGATCAATTTGAACAAAACTGCGAGTTGTTGGGAAAAATCTTTGGAAAAGAAAGCGAAGCGGAAGAACTGAGCGATTATTTTATGGACAAGCTTGATTACATAAATAAACAGCTTGAGGGCGTCGAGAAAAAGACGGTGTATTTTGAATACAGGACGGAAGGCAATACAACCGTTCCGGGGGATTTCTTTTTCAATATGGTTGAGTTTTCCGGCGCCGATAATATTTTTAAAACTGCCGAGAATGTTCAGGTTGATACAGAGGCCGTTGTGGTTGAGGATCCACAGTATATAGTAAAAGTTTCGGCCCCCGATGTTTATTCGTCATACTATCCGCCTACGCTTGAAGAACATAAAGCTATACTTGACGAACTTGCTTCAAGGCCCGGCTGGGATGAAATATCGGCAATTAAGGATAACAGCTTAGTTGAATATGAAAATGCACTTGACAACGGTTTTCCTGAAGTTACGGAAAACAACAGGGTTTTGCTGCTTTCGCATTATGTTCACGGAGGCGCGTCGAAACTTGTGGGAACTATGTATATAGCAAAATTCCTTTATCCTGAACTTCTTCCCGAACTGCACCCCGAACAGGTTTTTTATGACTGGATTACTAAATACCAGAAACTTGACTATATTGAAGGCCATACATACCCGGCGTACACTTTTGAGGACTGA
- a CDS encoding ABC transporter substrate-binding protein yields the protein MDLKRHAAIYFIRFKQLRQLTQRAGNFLVSRTDEPDFEWSDLKGKSVIGGRLGGMPELVLEYIIKENGLVIGEDVEVINNISFTSTSGAFVADVGDYTVEFEPVATTLEEQGNGYIVASLGEASGYVPYTVYMATQEYMEENSETVQKFTNAIYKGQKWVNEHTAAEIAEVCLPYFEDSNIDSLTKIIERYKSQDTWTADPVFSRDGFELIQDIMEEGGELSGRVDFDKFINTEFAEEAVKTVK from the coding sequence ATGGATTTAAAAAGGCATGCGGCGATTTATTTTATCCGTTTTAAGCAGTTAAGACAGCTGACCCAGCGTGCGGGAAATTTCCTTGTTTCAAGAACAGACGAACCTGATTTTGAATGGAGCGATTTAAAAGGCAAATCGGTTATAGGGGGAAGGCTCGGAGGCATGCCGGAACTTGTGCTTGAATATATAATTAAGGAAAACGGGCTTGTCATAGGGGAAGACGTTGAGGTAATAAATAACATTTCATTTACTTCGACAAGCGGCGCTTTTGTTGCCGACGTAGGCGATTATACAGTTGAATTTGAACCTGTTGCAACAACTCTGGAGGAGCAGGGAAACGGGTATATTGTTGCAAGCCTTGGAGAAGCCAGCGGTTATGTGCCTTATACCGTTTATATGGCGACTCAGGAATATATGGAAGAAAACAGTGAAACAGTTCAAAAATTTACAAATGCAATTTATAAAGGGCAGAAATGGGTTAACGAACATACGGCGGCGGAAATTGCCGAGGTCTGCCTGCCTTATTTCGAGGACAGCAATATAGATTCCCTCACAAAAATTATTGAACGATATAAATCACAGGACACATGGACCGCAGATCCTGTATTCAGCCGTGACGGATTTGAACTTATACAGGATATAATGGAAGAAGGCGGAGAACTCAGCGGAAGAGTTGATTTCGATAAATTTATTAATACTGAGTTTGCCGAAGAAGCTGTTAAAACGGTTAAATAA
- a CDS encoding DpnD/PcfM family protein gives MNEYTIEISEVLSKRIKVCAENEEEAVRLAEEKYDNEEIILDYKNFTGKNIQVVTE, from the coding sequence ATGAATGAGTATACGATTGAAATCAGTGAAGTTTTATCTAAAAGAATTAAGGTATGTGCGGAGAATGAGGAAGAAGCAGTGAGATTAGCTGAAGAAAAATATGATAATGAAGAGATTATACTCGATTATAAAAATTTTACTGGCAAAAACATACAGGTGGTTACCGAATAG
- a CDS encoding recombinase family protein, with translation MKNAAAYIRVSTDEQLEFSPDAQKRAIKEYAKCNNIEIKEEHIFVDEGISGRKAEKRPAFMAMISAAKQKPRPFEMILVHKFDRFARSREDSVVYKSLLRKEYGIKVISITEHIENDKFSIILESMLEAMAEYYSLNLSDEVKKGMFEKARRGEHIGKPPFGYDLINKNLVINNSEEETVRKIFDLFLSHNKSLTYISRYLNDNGITTKNGGLWRNCTIKYLLENPVYAGLTRYNYISSNKTSPNPENEWIISNGSHTPIVSVEEHLSAVKKLDSNASPVGEKAKNISSWLYRLVYCNKCGFPLILHKYNKGKYSAFECTHCLKDDKDFQKTISSKKIEKLILETVKNDLKIPDTIKINCMPAVKSENQIADNLKKQLENISRKKILAEKAYFSNVDSLEEYSRNKNLILKEEDIIYKKLEELKINCQKHSLPSPLNLYSILSAASIPIEERNCLAKQFISKILLDMENGTIQIYYYI, from the coding sequence ATGAAAAATGCCGCCGCTTATATTAGGGTATCAACCGATGAACAGCTTGAATTTTCTCCTGACGCACAGAAAAGGGCTATTAAAGAATACGCAAAATGTAATAATATAGAAATTAAGGAAGAACATATATTTGTAGATGAAGGAATTTCGGGTCGCAAAGCCGAAAAACGTCCTGCATTTATGGCAATGATTTCCGCCGCCAAACAAAAGCCAAGACCGTTTGAAATGATACTTGTACATAAATTTGACAGGTTCGCCAGAAGCCGTGAAGACAGCGTAGTTTATAAATCCCTTCTTCGCAAGGAATACGGAATAAAAGTTATAAGCATAACCGAGCATATAGAAAACGATAAATTCTCAATTATACTTGAATCTATGCTTGAAGCGATGGCCGAATACTACAGCCTTAACCTTTCCGACGAAGTTAAAAAGGGAATGTTTGAAAAAGCAAGACGGGGGGAACATATCGGAAAACCTCCTTTCGGATACGATCTCATCAATAAGAACCTTGTTATAAACAATTCTGAAGAGGAAACGGTGAGAAAAATATTCGATTTATTCCTGTCGCATAACAAAAGCCTTACATATATTTCAAGATATCTGAATGACAACGGAATAACAACAAAAAACGGAGGTTTGTGGCGTAACTGTACCATAAAATATCTTTTGGAAAACCCTGTGTACGCCGGACTTACAAGATACAATTACATTTCATCAAATAAAACTTCCCCAAATCCCGAAAATGAGTGGATAATATCAAACGGTTCCCATACGCCCATTGTTTCAGTTGAGGAACATCTTTCCGCTGTAAAAAAACTGGATTCAAACGCTTCGCCTGTCGGCGAAAAAGCCAAAAATATAAGCAGCTGGCTTTACAGGCTCGTATACTGCAACAAATGCGGCTTTCCTCTTATTCTCCATAAATATAACAAAGGAAAATACAGCGCATTTGAATGTACCCACTGTCTGAAAGACGATAAAGACTTCCAAAAAACCATATCAAGCAAAAAAATTGAAAAATTAATCTTAGAAACAGTCAAAAATGATTTAAAAATACCAGACACTATAAAAATTAACTGTATGCCTGCCGTAAAATCCGAAAACCAAATTGCCGATAATTTAAAAAAGCAGTTAGAAAACATATCCAGAAAAAAAATTCTTGCGGAAAAAGCATATTTCTCAAATGTAGACAGCTTGGAAGAATACAGCCGCAATAAAAATTTGATTTTAAAAGAAGAAGATATAATATATAAAAAGCTTGAAGAATTGAAAATAAACTGCCAAAAACACAGCCTGCCTTCGCCTTTAAATCTTTATAGTATTCTGTCAGCTGCTTCAATTCCCATTGAAGAACGCAACTGCCTGGCAAAACAGTTTATATCGAAAATTTTACTGGATATGGAAAACGGGACAATTCAAATATATTATTATATATAA
- a CDS encoding ABC transporter substrate-binding protein: MKKNKVLLCIFSSLLLISACFTGCTKDEELTEVRLNEVVHSIFYAPQYVAMEKGFFEEEGLSITLDVGQGADKSMTALLSDSADIALLGTEAGIYVYNEGKEGYPKAFAQLN; this comes from the coding sequence ATGAAAAAAAATAAGGTTTTGTTGTGTATTTTTTCATCACTTCTGCTCATTTCCGCATGTTTTACAGGATGTACAAAGGACGAAGAACTTACTGAGGTGAGGCTTAATGAGGTTGTTCACTCGATTTTTTATGCCCCGCAATATGTTGCGATGGAAAAAGGCTTTTTTGAAGAAGAGGGCCTTTCAATAACTCTTGATGTGGGGCAGGGAGCCGACAAATCAATGACAGCTTTGCTTTCAGACAGCGCGGATATTGCCCTGCTCGGTACGGAAGCCGGCATATACGTTTATAATGAAGGCAAAGAAGGGTATCCGAAAGCGTTTGCTCAATTAAACTGA
- a CDS encoding 4Fe-4S binding protein, translating to MIRKIIEINENKCNGCGICAEACHEGAIGMVDGKAKLLRDDYCDGLGDCLPACPTGAISFVEREAAAYDEEAVKRNKTNKTYGNSNSGCKGSAAKTISRNIEENGRKSEEVISQLMQWPVQIKLVPVKAPYFDGANLLVAADCAAFAFGDFHRKFMKNKITVIGCPKLDGVDYSEKLTSIIAENDIKSVTVVRMEVPCCGGIENAVKTALMNSGKFIPWQVVTITTDGRIKE from the coding sequence ATGATTAGGAAAATTATTGAAATAAATGAAAACAAATGCAACGGATGCGGAATATGTGCGGAAGCCTGTCATGAAGGCGCTATAGGAATGGTAGACGGTAAGGCGAAGCTTTTAAGGGACGATTATTGCGACGGGCTTGGGGACTGCCTTCCGGCTTGTCCTACCGGGGCTATTTCCTTTGTGGAAAGGGAAGCGGCGGCATATGACGAGGAAGCTGTTAAGCGCAATAAAACAAATAAAACTTACGGAAACTCAAATTCAGGCTGTAAAGGCAGCGCGGCAAAAACAATATCAAGGAATATTGAAGAAAACGGCCGAAAATCTGAAGAAGTTATATCCCAGCTTATGCAGTGGCCGGTGCAGATTAAACTTGTTCCCGTTAAAGCGCCGTATTTTGACGGGGCAAATCTTCTTGTGGCCGCCGATTGCGCCGCATTTGCATTTGGCGATTTTCATAGGAAATTTATGAAAAACAAAATCACTGTTATAGGCTGTCCTAAACTTGACGGAGTCGATTATTCTGAAAAACTTACTTCGATAATAGCTGAAAATGATATTAAAAGCGTTACTGTTGTGAGAATGGAAGTTCCGTGCTGCGGCGGGATAGAAAATGCCGTAAAAACTGCTCTTATGAACAGCGGTAAGTTCATACCATGGCAGGTGGTTACGATTACAACTGACGGAAGAATAAAAGAATAG
- a CDS encoding Crp/Fnr family transcriptional regulator translates to MDILNQTLFKGIDKKDAEDFIKSSFVNRKTFEKETFILTSGNFASSLGIILSGKIYIINEDFWGNRTIISEIGTGDIFAESYACIPDEPLSVSAVAAEKTEILFLDVRTVISAQAPSCKVQAAIIKNLLTILAKKNILLTRKMEHISKRTTREKLLSYLSSQSVKYNSSSFVIPFNRQQLADYLSVDRSAMSNELCKLRDEGLLSFNKNHFELKQ, encoded by the coding sequence ATGGACATATTAAATCAAACGCTTTTTAAAGGGATAGATAAAAAAGACGCCGAGGATTTCATTAAAAGCTCATTTGTAAACAGAAAAACCTTTGAAAAAGAAACTTTTATTTTAACAAGCGGAAATTTCGCTTCTTCCCTCGGCATTATACTTTCAGGTAAAATTTATATTATAAACGAAGATTTTTGGGGAAACAGGACAATAATTTCCGAAATCGGAACAGGAGATATTTTTGCCGAGTCGTATGCGTGCATACCCGACGAACCTCTTTCGGTAAGCGCCGTAGCCGCAGAAAAAACAGAAATATTATTTCTTGACGTCAGAACAGTTATATCTGCACAGGCCCCTTCATGCAAAGTTCAGGCGGCAATTATCAAAAACCTGTTAACGATACTTGCAAAAAAAAACATACTTCTTACAAGAAAAATGGAACATATATCAAAAAGAACGACACGCGAAAAACTTCTTTCATATCTTTCATCACAGTCTGTCAAATATAATTCATCTTCATTCGTTATACCATTTAACAGACAACAGCTTGCCGACTACCTTTCCGTTGACAGGAGCGCAATGTCAAACGAACTTTGTAAACTTCGAGACGAAGGGCTTTTATCATTTAATAAAAACCATTTTGAATTAAAACAATAA
- a CDS encoding VWA containing CoxE family protein, translated as MFTAFFYLLRAKGLKVSLNEWLTLMEALDKGLAYSSFTSFYYLARSILVKSETEFDKFDGAFLEFFKDIKYFEEIPKELMDWLNNPKEKKDNYDKAQDEYNLSLSHEEIQKMLLERLKEQDSEHNGGKYWIGTGGMSVFGNSGNASNGIRVGGKSMRRSAMQVASERNFRDFRNDTVLDTRQFQMAFRRLRQFSSRVDAPKTELDVDGSIDETCNNAGNLKLVYGRPRQNTVKVLLLMDSGGSMDFYSGLCSSLFQAVSKSSHFKDLKVYYFHNCIYSKLYTDPYCIPGNWIDTEWVLKNISGDYKVIIVGDASMDPSELLGRSYYNYGARTEVTGMEWLKRFQSKYENMVWLNPIVEIEWRSSFWMQTYNIINNEFDMYPLTVNDLERALKKLIAAR; from the coding sequence ATGTTTACCGCCTTTTTTTATTTGCTGAGGGCAAAGGGGCTGAAAGTTTCGCTTAATGAATGGCTTACACTTATGGAAGCTTTGGATAAAGGGCTTGCGTATTCAAGTTTTACTTCGTTTTATTATCTTGCAAGGAGTATTTTGGTTAAAAGCGAAACGGAGTTTGATAAATTTGACGGGGCGTTCCTTGAATTTTTTAAAGACATAAAATATTTTGAGGAAATTCCAAAGGAGCTTATGGATTGGCTTAACAATCCGAAAGAGAAAAAAGACAATTATGATAAGGCGCAGGATGAGTATAATTTAAGTCTAAGCCATGAAGAAATTCAAAAAATGCTGCTTGAAAGGTTAAAGGAGCAGGACAGCGAACATAACGGCGGCAAATATTGGATTGGCACGGGAGGAATGTCCGTTTTCGGAAACAGCGGCAATGCTTCAAACGGTATAAGGGTAGGCGGAAAAAGCATGCGGCGAAGCGCTATGCAGGTTGCAAGCGAACGTAATTTCAGGGACTTCAGGAATGATACTGTGCTTGATACAAGACAATTTCAAATGGCTTTCAGGCGTTTAAGACAGTTTTCAAGCAGGGTTGACGCGCCTAAAACCGAACTTGATGTTGACGGAAGCATTGATGAAACATGCAATAATGCCGGAAATTTGAAGCTTGTATATGGAAGGCCCAGACAAAACACGGTTAAAGTGCTTTTGCTTATGGACAGCGGCGGTTCAATGGATTTTTACAGCGGACTTTGCAGTTCATTGTTCCAAGCTGTAAGCAAATCAAGCCATTTTAAGGATTTGAAGGTTTATTATTTCCATAATTGTATATATTCAAAATTGTATACCGATCCTTACTGTATCCCGGGAAATTGGATTGATACCGAATGGGTGCTGAAAAATATAAGCGGCGATTATAAGGTTATTATAGTGGGCGATGCATCAATGGATCCGAGCGAACTTTTGGGAAGGAGCTATTACAATTACGGCGCGAGAACTGAGGTTACCGGAATGGAATGGCTTAAACGGTTCCAAAGCAAATATGAAAATATGGTTTGGCTTAATCCTATAGTTGAAATCGAGTGGAGATCCTCATTCTGGATGCAGACATATAACATAATTAACAATGAGTTTGATATGTACCCGCTTACTGTTAACGATTTGGAAAGAGCTCTTAAAAAACTTATTGCCGCAAGATAA
- a CDS encoding MoxR family ATPase, with the protein MIKEKEHFNGSQNYVASEQLMRSVNIAMALEKPLLIKGEPGTGKTMLAEAISKALDKELIIWNIKSTTKAQDGLYVYDVVQRLYDSQFGGEGVDDIKKYVKLGKLGEAFNSEKQVILLIDEIDKADLEFPNDLLWELDKMEFYIPETKETIKAKQRPIVIITSNAEKELPDAFLRRCIFHYIEFPSQELMEEIVKVHFDSLDEKLLAQVMDTFYWIREMDIQKKPSTSEVIDWIQALEIGGVSPELIKKEVPFAGVLLKKNEDLETLERVKRRFKY; encoded by the coding sequence ATGATTAAAGAAAAAGAGCACTTTAATGGAAGCCAAAATTATGTTGCAAGCGAACAGCTTATGAGATCGGTAAATATTGCAATGGCGCTTGAAAAACCGCTTTTGATAAAAGGCGAGCCGGGAACGGGAAAAACTATGCTTGCAGAGGCTATCAGCAAAGCGCTTGATAAAGAACTTATTATATGGAATATTAAATCCACAACAAAAGCTCAGGACGGGCTTTATGTATATGACGTTGTCCAAAGGCTTTATGACAGCCAGTTTGGGGGAGAAGGCGTAGACGATATTAAGAAGTATGTTAAGCTTGGAAAACTCGGAGAAGCTTTTAACTCGGAAAAACAGGTAATACTTTTGATTGACGAGATTGATAAGGCGGATCTTGAGTTCCCTAACGACCTTTTGTGGGAACTTGATAAAATGGAATTTTATATCCCTGAAACAAAAGAAACGATAAAAGCTAAACAAAGGCCGATTGTAATTATAACTTCCAATGCGGAAAAAGAACTGCCGGATGCGTTTTTAAGAAGGTGTATATTCCATTATATAGAATTTCCGTCGCAGGAACTTATGGAAGAAATTGTTAAGGTGCACTTTGACAGCCTTGACGAAAAGCTTCTTGCGCAGGTTATGGATACTTTCTATTGGATAAGGGAAATGGACATACAGAAAAAACCAAGCACTTCTGAAGTTATCGACTGGATTCAGGCTTTGGAAATAGGGGGAGTATCTCCTGAACTTATTAAGAAAGAAGTTCCTTTTGCGGGCGTGCTGCTGAAGAAAAATGAGGATCTTGAGACGCTTGAAAGAGTTAAAAGAAGATTCAAATATTAA